The DNA region TCACTATTCCACTCTTCGCGGTTCCGCACAATCGAGGAGATAATTTCGCCAGATTCCCATTCTATTTCATAGAGCTTGTGTCTAATTCTATCTGTACGTTCATCACTAACAGGCCCATCAACCAGGATAAGGAAGTCCCAGTCTGATTCTGGCAGAGCATCCTCTCGGGAGTGGGAACCGTAGAGAATGATCTCTGCCGCAGGTTCCACTTCATGTACAGCTTGCCTTATTTGCTTAATCAATTCATCACGATTCATATAATCACCTCAAAAATGGTCTCTGCACTCAGCCCTGTGCGAAGCTGCCGCACGGTTTTGCCTGGCTAAAATGTCCGAAAATCCTGCTCGGGCAGGTGGGTTCGTGACGTCGAGCACAGGCTCGCGCTCCGTGGGCATCTATTCGATGAGCCAACCGGCAGCAGACCATCATAGTGTTGTTCGCTGCCCATGTGCAACCTGAAGGTTGCGGCTACCATCGGTAATTGCGGATGGGGGCAATTTGTTGAACAATCTCAGACCATCGAAAGAAATATCTCACTCCGCTCTATTCAGTTCCGCTAGCTTTTCTCTCACCCAGGAGCGAACCAGTTGGGCCCGGTCAATTCCTGTTCGCTTTGCTTCTCTATCAATTTCCCTGACATCCCTGGGGTCGAGACGCAACTGGATCAATTTCTTGGCCGGACGAACAAA from Deltaproteobacteria bacterium includes:
- a CDS encoding nucleotidyltransferase domain-containing protein; the protein is MNRDELIKQIRQAVHEVEPAAEIILYGSHSREDALPESDWDFLILVDGPVSDERTDRIRHKLYEIEWESGEIISSIVRNREEWNSDLYKAMPFHQRVQREGIRL
- a CDS encoding ribbon-helix-helix protein, CopG family, yielding MKKKKKVSHIPPMSDEDLEKFWDEHEPEEFDGWQEGDLQFVRPAKKLIQLRLDPRDVREIDREAKRTGIDRAQLVRSWVREKLAELNRAE